In a genomic window of Micromonospora cremea:
- a CDS encoding deoxyguanosinetriphosphate triphosphohydrolase family protein, translating into METAAEPRARRLFGGSARALGDLTANPFRADRDRIVGSPFFARLGGVTQVISPVGSGLLVHNRLTHSLKVAQVARAIAERLTADDRWRDLLDKLGGCDPDVVEAAALAHDLGHPPFGHLGERVLDRLARQRLGLSDGFEGNAQSYRIVTSTEIRGAATTGLDLTAAVRAAMLKYPWTRLDHPDPHPRLLDPRPRGATPPPDDPESGSSKFGAYRTELDDLRQAREPFAGRIPDWQQTVEASVMDTADDIAYAIHDVEDFYRVGVLQQGAVSAELMAWQRESGHFRAITDAALTTAARRPGAAIERLRRQLHRKDAWIADDDAFAAAVEHVREELVDGLLAMPFDGSIEAEQYVARFSARWSTRFVEAITVTDQPSVRSGYVLLGCAQWHEVQVLKFVHHRFVLARPDLALHQRGQASLLGTLVEALWEWLLDPEEESRLPRRLHDLVELAEAELHPRTLDRIGRARGRAIVDFVAQLTDGQAVAMLDALSGRSGALWTDAFVL; encoded by the coding sequence ATGGAAACAGCTGCGGAGCCGCGCGCCCGGCGGCTCTTCGGCGGCAGCGCCCGGGCCCTCGGCGACCTCACGGCCAACCCGTTCCGCGCCGACCGGGACCGGATCGTCGGCTCGCCGTTCTTCGCCCGCCTCGGAGGCGTCACCCAGGTGATCAGCCCGGTCGGCTCCGGCCTGCTGGTGCACAACCGGCTCACCCACAGCCTGAAGGTCGCCCAGGTGGCCCGGGCGATCGCCGAGCGGCTGACGGCCGATGATCGGTGGCGTGACCTGCTGGACAAGCTCGGCGGCTGCGATCCCGACGTGGTGGAGGCCGCGGCGCTGGCCCACGACCTGGGCCACCCGCCGTTCGGGCACCTGGGGGAGCGGGTGCTGGACCGGCTGGCCCGGCAGCGCCTCGGCCTCAGCGACGGCTTCGAGGGCAACGCCCAGTCGTACCGGATCGTCACCAGCACCGAGATCCGGGGCGCGGCTACCACCGGGCTGGACCTGACCGCCGCGGTCCGCGCGGCGATGCTGAAGTACCCCTGGACCCGGCTGGACCACCCCGACCCGCACCCCCGCCTGCTGGACCCGCGGCCGCGGGGGGCCACCCCGCCGCCGGACGACCCGGAGAGCGGTTCATCGAAGTTCGGCGCCTACCGGACCGAGCTCGACGACCTGCGCCAGGCCCGGGAGCCGTTCGCCGGCCGCATCCCGGACTGGCAGCAGACCGTGGAGGCGTCCGTGATGGACACCGCCGACGACATCGCGTACGCCATCCATGACGTCGAGGACTTCTACCGGGTCGGGGTGCTCCAGCAGGGCGCGGTCTCCGCTGAGCTGATGGCCTGGCAGCGGGAGAGCGGGCACTTCCGGGCGATCACCGACGCGGCGCTGACCACCGCGGCCCGGCGGCCCGGTGCGGCGATCGAGCGGCTGCGCCGGCAACTGCACCGCAAGGACGCCTGGATCGCCGACGACGACGCGTTTGCCGCCGCCGTCGAGCACGTCCGGGAGGAGTTGGTCGACGGGCTGCTGGCGATGCCGTTCGACGGCTCGATCGAGGCCGAGCAGTACGTGGCCCGGTTCTCCGCCCGCTGGTCCACCCGCTTCGTCGAGGCGATCACGGTGACCGACCAGCCGTCGGTGCGCTCCGGGTACGTGCTGCTCGGCTGCGCCCAGTGGCACGAGGTGCAGGTGCTCAAGTTCGTCCACCACCGGTTCGTGCTGGCCCGCCCCGACCTCGCGCTGCACCAGCGCGGCCAGGCCAGCCTGCTGGGCACCCTGGTCGAGGCGCTCTGGGAGTGGCTGCTCGACCCGGAGGAGGAGTCCCGGCTGCCCCGGCGGCTGCACGACCTGGTCGAGCTGGCCGAGGCGGAGCTGCACCCGCGCACTCTGGACCGGATCGGGCGTGCCCGGGGGCGGGCCATCGTGGACTTCGTCGCGCAGCTCACCGACGGCCAGGCGGTGGCCATGCTGGACGCGCTCTCCGGCCGCTCCGGCGCGCTCTGGACCGACGCCTTCGTGCTCTAG
- a CDS encoding MBL fold metallo-hydrolase, with the protein MAPAERTDVERSLGRRMGGAAGLAALAGLAWVARDVPAALGGRLAGARAERAGRSPQFRDGTFHNQAGTRTMVADPGRNLLRELIFGKQKRRPSTAVPLLRPAKEPATIDTDRELGIIWYGHASALVEIEGYRVLIDPVWSERCSPSAVVGPRRLHEPPVRLEELPRLDAILISHDHYDHLDMATVQELVARQSAPFLVPLGVGAHLDRWGVPAERIIELDWSESHQIGGLTVIATPAQHFSGRGLRRDGTLWSSWVIEGTARKVFYTGDSGYFDGYAAIGAEHGPFDVTLMQIGAYDRAWPSIHMFPEEAVDAHLDLRGGLFIPVHWATFNLALHDWSEPVNRLWAEAKARDVRLAVPRPGERVVVDDPPAVDGWWQAVA; encoded by the coding sequence ATGGCACCAGCGGAACGCACGGACGTCGAACGGTCGCTCGGGCGACGGATGGGCGGCGCGGCAGGGCTGGCAGCGCTGGCCGGCCTGGCCTGGGTGGCCCGGGACGTGCCGGCGGCACTGGGCGGCCGGCTCGCCGGCGCCCGGGCCGAACGAGCGGGCCGCTCGCCCCAGTTTCGCGACGGCACGTTCCACAACCAGGCCGGCACCCGCACGATGGTCGCCGACCCGGGCCGCAACCTGCTCCGCGAGCTGATCTTCGGCAAGCAGAAGCGCCGCCCGAGCACCGCCGTGCCGCTGCTGCGTCCGGCGAAGGAACCGGCCACCATCGACACCGACCGGGAACTTGGCATCATTTGGTACGGCCACGCCTCCGCACTGGTGGAGATCGAGGGGTACCGGGTGCTCATCGACCCGGTGTGGAGCGAGCGCTGCTCACCGTCGGCCGTGGTCGGGCCCCGCCGGTTGCACGAACCCCCGGTACGCCTCGAGGAGCTGCCCCGACTCGACGCGATCCTCATCTCCCACGACCACTACGACCACCTCGACATGGCCACCGTCCAGGAGTTGGTCGCCCGGCAGTCCGCGCCGTTCCTGGTGCCGCTCGGGGTGGGGGCGCACCTGGACCGGTGGGGCGTACCGGCGGAACGGATCATCGAGCTGGACTGGTCGGAGAGTCACCAGATCGGCGGGCTGACGGTCATCGCCACTCCGGCCCAGCACTTCTCCGGTCGGGGGCTGCGCCGTGATGGCACGCTCTGGAGTTCCTGGGTGATCGAGGGAACGGCCCGCAAGGTCTTCTACACCGGCGACTCCGGCTACTTCGACGGGTACGCGGCGATCGGCGCGGAACACGGGCCGTTCGACGTGACGCTAATGCAGATTGGCGCGTACGACCGGGCCTGGCCGAGCATCCACATGTTCCCGGAGGAGGCGGTCGACGCTCACCTCGACCTGCGCGGCGGGCTGTTCATCCCGGTGCACTGGGCGACGTTCAACCTGGCCCTGCACGACTGGTCCGAGCCGGTGAACCGGCTCTGGGCCGAGGCGAAGGCCCGCGACGTCCGGCTGGCCGTCCCCCGCCCCGGCGAGCGCGTGGTGGTCGACGACCCACCCGCCGTCGACGGCTGGTGGCAGGCCGTCGCCTAG
- a CDS encoding serine hydrolase, translating into MTIRLNRRTALGLGTVATAGTVLAAAGPASAAGTTEPSPTTPAQAARRVAASYARSSTQAGGNWQAYVSVADPAGAPVVAVAAEADRRIEAYSVNKIAVATAVLDKVDRGLLTLDQRVEVTAAIVVPGGDGIFSLDGAYPSSVTLGHVLATLLTVSDDTAVRLCGSVCPAAELNAILVAKGFPNTQVEPVANPNRFFLGTSTPRETHDLLRALVAGTLLSPASTAFLLGLLRAPVAFTDGIRRTMSSDERARIATKAGWFADARHEAGIIFDRSGAAVLTYALFADGQADPDDFGATHPAVQARAAMGPRFLAAVDRLAGAGTAYRATARRPSNGG; encoded by the coding sequence TTGACCATCCGACTGAACCGCAGGACCGCGCTCGGGCTGGGCACGGTGGCCACCGCCGGTACGGTGCTCGCCGCCGCCGGCCCGGCGAGCGCCGCCGGGACGACCGAACCGAGCCCGACCACGCCGGCCCAGGCCGCCCGCCGGGTCGCCGCCAGCTACGCCCGGAGCAGCACCCAGGCCGGCGGCAACTGGCAGGCGTACGTCAGCGTGGCCGACCCGGCCGGCGCGCCCGTGGTCGCGGTGGCGGCCGAGGCGGACCGGCGGATCGAGGCGTACAGCGTCAACAAGATCGCGGTCGCCACGGCGGTGCTGGACAAGGTCGACCGGGGCCTGCTCACCCTGGACCAGCGGGTCGAGGTGACCGCGGCAATCGTCGTACCGGGCGGCGACGGCATCTTCAGCCTGGACGGCGCGTACCCGAGCAGCGTGACCCTCGGGCACGTGCTGGCCACGCTGCTGACCGTGTCCGACGACACGGCGGTGCGGTTGTGCGGGTCGGTCTGCCCGGCCGCCGAGCTGAACGCCATCCTGGTCGCCAAGGGCTTCCCGAACACGCAGGTCGAGCCGGTGGCCAACCCGAACCGGTTCTTCCTCGGCACCAGCACCCCCCGCGAGACGCACGACCTGCTGCGCGCCCTGGTCGCCGGCACCCTGCTCTCCCCCGCCTCGACGGCGTTCCTGCTCGGGCTGCTGCGCGCCCCGGTGGCGTTCACCGACGGGATCCGGCGCACCATGTCCTCCGACGAGCGGGCCCGGATCGCCACCAAGGCGGGCTGGTTCGCCGACGCGCGGCACGAGGCCGGGATCATCTTCGACCGGTCCGGCGCCGCGGTGCTCACGTACGCGCTCTTCGCCGACGGGCAGGCCGACCCGGACGACTTCGGCGCCACCCACCCGGCCGTCCAGGCCCGGGCCGCCATGGGCCCCCGGTTCCTGGCCGCGGTGGACCGGCTCGCCGGTGCCGGCACGGCGTACCGGGCCACGGCCCGGCGGCCCAGCAACGGCGGCTGA
- a CDS encoding SDR family NAD(P)-dependent oxidoreductase yields the protein MSRVVVIAGATSGIGRATARAFAEREDRLVLAARATQTLAEVREECADVEVLTVPTDVTEPGALDALAGAAIDRFGRTAVWVHTAAVMAYGRFDELPERVFDQVVRTDLLAAAGSARVALRHFRATGAGTLILTGSVLAHITAPYMSAYVASKWGLQGLVRTLQQELRDSPQIRLCLINPGSVDTPVYQQAANYLGRFGRPPPPVTSPQRVARAIVDCVDRPRREVSVGRLNVVLRTGFTVLPGVYDVLVGPLMRLAGLSGRPVAAHDGTVFAPNPAGEAVRGGHLPDLRQLARSVPGPAGAALRRWLG from the coding sequence GTGAGCCGGGTCGTGGTGATCGCCGGCGCGACCAGCGGGATCGGCCGGGCGACGGCCCGGGCGTTCGCCGAGCGCGAAGACCGCCTCGTCCTCGCCGCCCGCGCCACACAGACCCTCGCCGAGGTACGCGAGGAGTGCGCCGACGTAGAGGTGCTGACCGTGCCCACCGACGTCACCGAGCCGGGCGCGTTGGACGCGCTCGCGGGCGCCGCGATCGACCGGTTCGGCCGCACCGCCGTCTGGGTGCACACGGCCGCCGTCATGGCCTATGGGCGCTTCGACGAGCTGCCGGAGCGGGTCTTCGACCAGGTGGTGCGAACCGATCTGCTGGCCGCGGCCGGCTCGGCGCGGGTGGCCTTGCGGCATTTCCGGGCCACCGGAGCCGGCACCCTGATCCTCACCGGCTCGGTGCTCGCGCACATCACCGCGCCGTACATGAGCGCGTACGTGGCCAGCAAGTGGGGGTTGCAGGGGCTGGTCCGGACGCTGCAGCAGGAGCTGCGCGACAGCCCGCAGATCCGGCTGTGCCTGATCAACCCGGGCAGCGTGGACACGCCGGTGTACCAGCAGGCGGCGAACTACCTGGGCCGGTTCGGCCGACCTCCGCCGCCGGTCACCAGCCCACAACGGGTGGCGCGGGCCATCGTGGACTGCGTGGACCGGCCCCGCCGGGAGGTGTCCGTGGGCCGGCTGAACGTGGTGCTGCGAACCGGCTTCACCGTGCTGCCGGGGGTGTACGACGTCCTGGTCGGACCGTTGATGCGGTTGGCCGGCCTGAGCGGGCGGCCGGTCGCCGCGCACGACGGCACGGTCTTCGCCCCGAACCCGGCCGGCGAGGCGGTGCGCGGCGGTCACCTGCCTGACCTGCGGCAGCTCGCCCGCAGCGTCCCCGGGCCGGCTGGCGCCGCGCTGCGCCGGTGGCTCGGGTGA
- a CDS encoding zinc-dependent alcohol dehydrogenase: MKALTWHGKRDVRVEDVPDPRIEEPTDAIIKVTSTAICGSDLHLYEVLGPYLKPGDILGHEPMGIVEEVGPDVTRLKPGDRVVVPFNISCGSCWMCQRQLYAQCETTQVGSEGKGAALFGYTSLYGSVPGGQAEYLRVPQAHFGPITVPQTGADERYLYLSDILPTAWQAVKYADTPPGGTLAVFGLGPVGQFCARIDRHLGAGRVIGLDLVPERLELARRHGIEVLDVRELDDVPGALIDLVDGRGPDAVIDAVGMEAHGSPVGKLAHAAVGLLPDKVAQTMTDRVGMDRLSVLHAAIKGVRRGGTVSLSGVYGGEADPMPLMEMFDRGIQLRMGQCHVRRWTDEILPLLAGDDDPLDVEDLRTHRVPLARAPHAYEMFQKKEDGCIKVVLAP; the protein is encoded by the coding sequence ATGAAGGCACTCACCTGGCACGGCAAGCGGGACGTACGGGTCGAGGACGTCCCGGACCCCCGGATCGAGGAGCCGACCGACGCGATCATCAAGGTCACCTCGACCGCGATCTGCGGCTCGGACCTGCACCTGTACGAGGTACTGGGGCCGTACCTGAAGCCCGGCGACATCCTCGGCCACGAGCCGATGGGCATCGTCGAGGAGGTCGGGCCGGACGTGACCCGGCTCAAGCCCGGCGACCGGGTGGTGGTGCCGTTCAACATCTCCTGCGGCAGTTGCTGGATGTGCCAGCGCCAGCTGTACGCCCAGTGCGAGACCACCCAGGTCGGCAGCGAGGGCAAGGGCGCGGCGCTGTTCGGCTACACCTCGCTCTACGGCTCGGTCCCCGGCGGGCAGGCCGAGTACCTGCGCGTCCCGCAGGCTCACTTCGGACCGATCACCGTCCCGCAGACCGGCGCCGACGAGCGCTACCTCTACCTCTCCGACATCCTGCCCACCGCCTGGCAGGCGGTGAAGTACGCGGACACCCCGCCCGGCGGCACCCTGGCCGTGTTCGGGCTGGGCCCGGTCGGCCAGTTCTGCGCCCGGATCGACCGCCACCTCGGCGCCGGCCGGGTGATCGGGCTGGACCTGGTGCCCGAGCGGCTGGAGCTGGCCCGCCGGCACGGCATCGAGGTGCTCGACGTCCGGGAACTCGACGACGTGCCGGGTGCGCTGATCGACCTGGTCGACGGACGCGGCCCGGACGCGGTGATCGACGCCGTCGGCATGGAGGCGCACGGCTCACCGGTCGGCAAGCTGGCCCACGCCGCGGTCGGACTGCTGCCGGACAAGGTGGCCCAGACGATGACCGACCGCGTCGGCATGGACCGACTCTCGGTCCTGCACGCCGCGATCAAGGGGGTCCGCCGCGGCGGCACCGTCTCGCTTTCCGGCGTCTACGGCGGCGAGGCGGACCCGATGCCGCTGATGGAGATGTTCGACCGGGGCATCCAGCTGCGGATGGGGCAGTGCCACGTGCGCCGGTGGACCGACGAGATCCTGCCGCTGCTCGCCGGTGACGACGATCCGCTGGACGTGGAGGACCTGCGGACCCACCGGGTGCCGCTGGCCAGGGCGCCGCACGCGTACGAGATGTTCCAGAAGAAGGAGGACGGCTGCATCAAGGTCGTGCTCGCTCCGTGA
- a CDS encoding succinate dehydrogenase/fumarate reductase iron-sulfur subunit, with amino-acid sequence MNLTLRIWRQKGPEDKGRMVTYQVDDVSPDMSFLEMLDVLNERLILAGEDPVAFDHDCREGICGMCGLMINGDAHGPQRGTTACQLHMRQFTDGETIDIEPWRASAFPVIKDLVVNRGAFDKIIAAGGYITAPTGSAPEAHSTPVAKANADAAFESAACIGCGACVAACPNGSGMLFTAAKLTQLSLLPQGQPERYTRVIGMVDAHDEAGFGGCTNAGECTPACPKGIPLNTIGRLNRDYLMATSKRGDNTPGS; translated from the coding sequence GTGAACCTGACCCTGCGCATCTGGCGCCAGAAGGGCCCTGAGGACAAGGGTCGGATGGTGACCTACCAGGTCGACGACGTGTCCCCGGACATGTCGTTCCTCGAGATGCTCGACGTGCTCAACGAGCGGCTGATCCTGGCCGGCGAGGACCCGGTGGCGTTCGACCACGACTGCCGCGAGGGCATCTGCGGCATGTGCGGCCTGATGATCAACGGTGACGCGCACGGGCCGCAGCGCGGCACCACCGCGTGCCAGCTGCACATGCGGCAGTTCACCGATGGCGAGACGATCGACATCGAGCCGTGGCGGGCCAGTGCCTTCCCGGTGATCAAGGACCTGGTGGTCAACCGGGGCGCCTTCGACAAGATCATCGCCGCCGGTGGCTACATCACCGCGCCGACCGGCAGCGCGCCCGAGGCGCACTCCACCCCGGTGGCCAAGGCCAACGCGGACGCCGCCTTCGAGTCGGCGGCCTGCATCGGCTGCGGCGCGTGTGTCGCCGCCTGCCCGAACGGCTCCGGCATGCTCTTCACCGCCGCCAAGCTCACCCAGCTCTCGCTGCTGCCGCAGGGCCAGCCGGAGCGGTACACCCGGGTGATCGGCATGGTCGACGCGCACGACGAGGCCGGGTTCGGCGGCTGCACCAACGCCGGTGAGTGCACCCCGGCCTGCCCGAAGGGCATTCCGCTGAACACCATCGGCCGGCTCAACCGCGACTACCTCATGGCCACCTCGAAGCGGGGCGACAACACCCCGGGCTCTTGA
- a CDS encoding fumarate reductase/succinate dehydrogenase flavoprotein subunit, translating to MELFTEGDPIADTKAPTGPIEKRWDTRRFEAKLVNPANRRKMTVIVVGTGLAGGSAAATLAEQGYHVKSYCYQDSPRRAHSIAAQGGINAAKNYRNDGDSVHRLFYDTVKGGDFRSRESNVHRLAEVSVNIIDQCVAQGVPFAREYGGLLDTRSFGGAQVQRTFYARGQTGQQLLLGAYQALERQIGLGNVEMNARHEMLELVIVDGKARGIVVRDLVTGEISTEMADAVVLASGGYGNVFYLSTNAKGCNVTATWRAHRKGAYFANPCYTQIHPTCIPVSGDHQSKLTLMSESLRNDGRVWVPKTKGDDRNPRDIPEDERDYYLERIYPSFGNLVPRDIASRAAKNVCDEGRGVGPTKLGVYLDFADAIGRLGRKAIEAKYGNLFEMYERITGEDPYEVPMRIYPAVHYTMGGLWVDYDLQSSIPGLFVIGEANFSDHGANRLGASALMQGLADGYFVLPTTIANYLASGPLEKVDASHPAAVEARADVEDRIQRLLAVNGDRTVDSFHRELGQIMWEHCGMERSEAGLLKAIGEIRALRDQFWQRVRVSGTGEELNQSLEKAGRVADFFELAELMCIDALHREESCGGHFRAEHQTPDGEAQRDDDRFAYVAAWEFTATGEPSVLHKEDLKFEYVHPTQRSYK from the coding sequence ATGGAACTCTTCACCGAGGGCGACCCGATCGCCGACACCAAGGCTCCCACCGGCCCGATCGAGAAGCGCTGGGACACCCGGCGCTTCGAGGCCAAGCTGGTCAACCCCGCCAACCGCCGCAAGATGACGGTGATCGTGGTCGGCACCGGCCTGGCCGGGGGCTCGGCCGCGGCGACCCTCGCCGAGCAGGGCTACCACGTCAAGTCCTACTGCTACCAGGACAGCCCGCGCCGGGCGCACTCGATCGCGGCGCAGGGCGGCATCAACGCCGCGAAGAACTACCGCAACGACGGCGACTCGGTGCACCGGCTGTTCTACGACACCGTCAAGGGCGGCGACTTCCGCTCCCGGGAGTCGAACGTGCACCGGCTGGCCGAGGTCTCGGTCAACATCATCGACCAGTGCGTCGCCCAGGGCGTGCCGTTCGCCCGCGAGTACGGCGGCCTGCTGGACACCCGCTCCTTCGGCGGCGCCCAGGTACAGCGCACCTTCTACGCCCGGGGGCAGACGGGCCAGCAGCTGCTGCTCGGCGCGTACCAGGCGCTGGAGCGGCAGATCGGCCTCGGCAACGTGGAGATGAACGCCCGGCACGAGATGCTGGAGCTGGTCATCGTGGACGGCAAGGCCCGGGGCATCGTGGTCCGGGACCTAGTCACCGGCGAGATCAGCACCGAGATGGCCGACGCCGTCGTGCTCGCCTCGGGTGGCTACGGCAACGTCTTCTACCTCTCCACCAACGCCAAGGGCTGCAACGTCACCGCCACCTGGCGGGCACACCGCAAGGGCGCCTACTTCGCGAACCCCTGCTACACGCAGATCCACCCGACCTGCATCCCCGTCTCCGGCGACCACCAGTCGAAGCTGACCCTGATGAGCGAGTCGCTGCGCAACGACGGCCGGGTCTGGGTGCCGAAGACCAAGGGCGACGACCGCAACCCCCGGGACATCCCGGAGGACGAGCGGGACTACTACCTGGAGCGGATCTACCCCTCGTTCGGCAACCTGGTCCCCCGCGACATCGCCTCCCGCGCCGCGAAGAACGTCTGCGACGAGGGACGGGGCGTCGGGCCGACCAAGCTCGGCGTCTACCTCGACTTCGCCGACGCGATCGGCCGGCTGGGCCGCAAGGCCATCGAGGCCAAGTACGGCAACCTCTTCGAGATGTACGAGCGGATCACCGGCGAGGACCCGTACGAGGTGCCGATGCGGATCTACCCCGCCGTGCACTACACGATGGGTGGTCTCTGGGTCGACTACGACCTCCAGTCGAGCATCCCCGGCCTGTTCGTGATCGGCGAGGCGAACTTCTCCGACCATGGCGCGAACCGGCTCGGCGCCTCGGCGCTGATGCAGGGCCTGGCCGACGGCTACTTCGTGCTGCCGACCACGATCGCCAACTACCTGGCCTCGGGTCCGCTGGAGAAGGTCGACGCCAGCCACCCGGCGGCGGTCGAGGCGCGCGCCGACGTCGAGGACCGGATCCAGCGGCTGCTGGCGGTCAACGGCGACCGGACGGTGGACTCGTTCCACCGGGAGCTGGGTCAGATCATGTGGGAGCACTGCGGCATGGAGCGCAGCGAGGCCGGGCTGCTCAAGGCGATCGGCGAGATCCGCGCCCTGCGCGACCAGTTCTGGCAGCGGGTCCGGGTGTCCGGCACCGGCGAGGAGCTCAACCAGTCGCTGGAGAAGGCCGGCCGGGTGGCCGACTTCTTCGAGCTGGCCGAGCTGATGTGCATCGACGCCCTGCACCGCGAGGAGTCCTGCGGCGGCCACTTCCGGGCCGAGCACCAGACCCCGGACGGCGAGGCGCAGCGCGACGACGACCGGTTCGCGTACGTGGCGGCCTGGGAGTTCACCGCCACCGGTGAGCCGTCGGTGCTGCACAAGGAAGACCTGAAGTTCGAATACGTCCACCCAACGCAGCGGAGCTACAAGTGA
- a CDS encoding succinate dehydrogenase cytochrome b subunit, producing MTKTRSPIRSNVGLKAVMAVTGILLALFLIAHMLGNLKVFTGETSFDHYAHWLRDIGKPLLPGVWFLWILRTGLVVAVVAHIVAATVLARRARAARPVKYAHRKKVNGSYAARTMRWGGVIILLFVIYHLLDLTTGTLNPVGDASKPYGNVVADFAPERWYVTLFYTLAIVAVGFHLRHGAFSAFRSLGQQTPRGERRARNAALVFAVLLCAGYLVVPFAVLTGLVS from the coding sequence ATGACGAAAACTCGGTCGCCCATCCGCTCCAACGTCGGCCTCAAGGCCGTCATGGCGGTGACGGGCATCCTGCTGGCGCTGTTCCTGATCGCGCACATGCTCGGGAACCTGAAGGTGTTCACGGGGGAGACCTCGTTCGACCACTACGCGCACTGGCTGCGCGACATCGGCAAGCCGCTGCTGCCCGGCGTGTGGTTCCTGTGGATCCTGCGCACCGGGCTGGTGGTGGCGGTCGTCGCCCACATCGTGGCCGCGACCGTGCTGGCCCGGCGAGCCCGCGCGGCCCGCCCGGTGAAGTACGCCCACCGCAAGAAGGTCAACGGCAGCTACGCCGCCCGCACCATGCGCTGGGGCGGGGTGATCATCCTGCTCTTCGTCATCTACCACCTCCTGGACCTGACCACCGGCACGCTGAACCCGGTCGGTGACGCCAGCAAGCCGTACGGCAACGTCGTCGCCGACTTCGCGCCGGAGCGCTGGTACGTCACGCTCTTCTACACCCTCGCCATCGTCGCGGTGGGCTTCCACCTGCGGCACGGCGCCTTCAGCGCGTTCCGCAGCCTCGGCCAGCAGACGCCGCGGGGCGAGCGCCGGGCGCGCAACGCCGCGCTGGTCTTCGCCGTGCTGCTGTGCGCCGGATACCTGGTGGTCCCGTTCGCCGTTCTCACCGGATTGGTGTCCTGA